In Halobacillus amylolyticus, the following proteins share a genomic window:
- a CDS encoding ribonucleotide-diphosphate reductase subunit beta translates to MDTAIHKRKLVDLEAPNASTGIVNGRSSNVLNWDDTRYSWAYPMYKRMLANFWIPNEINMSNDLKQWPQLTDQEQASFKKIIGLLAFLDSIQTDYAGKVTDYLTDSSLSALMQVLAFQEVVHNQSYSYVLSTLVDQSEQERIFEYWKHDEVLVERNQFITDGYQSFADEPTLETFLKSLVYDVVLEGLFFYAGFAFFYNLARNQKMVSTSTMINYINRDEQIHVNLFTRIFKETLTENPELDRVEYETFVTETFAEAAELEIKWAHHIIGDRFPGIPIGDLEDYIRFMANNRCSQMGAEKPFPGYQENPLKWIRAYQEVDEGKSDFFEQKSRQYTKVSEDNGFDDL, encoded by the coding sequence TTGGATACTGCCATTCATAAGCGAAAACTTGTCGATCTTGAAGCGCCGAATGCTTCGACAGGCATTGTTAACGGCCGAAGCTCAAACGTACTCAATTGGGATGATACCCGTTACTCTTGGGCTTATCCCATGTACAAGCGAATGCTCGCGAACTTTTGGATTCCAAACGAAATTAATATGAGCAATGATTTAAAACAGTGGCCTCAGTTAACGGACCAAGAACAGGCTTCTTTTAAAAAAATTATCGGTTTGCTTGCGTTTCTTGATTCGATTCAAACCGATTATGCTGGAAAGGTTACGGACTATCTGACTGATTCGAGCTTGTCGGCACTAATGCAGGTGCTGGCTTTTCAGGAAGTCGTCCATAATCAGTCCTATTCATATGTATTGTCAACGCTCGTTGATCAAAGTGAGCAGGAACGTATTTTTGAATATTGGAAGCATGACGAGGTACTGGTCGAGCGAAACCAGTTTATAACGGACGGTTACCAGTCTTTCGCTGACGAGCCTACACTCGAGACCTTTTTAAAATCACTGGTGTATGATGTCGTGCTTGAGGGATTGTTCTTCTATGCGGGTTTTGCATTCTTCTATAATTTGGCACGCAATCAGAAGATGGTATCGACGAGTACGATGATCAATTACATTAATCGTGATGAACAGATTCATGTCAATTTGTTTACGCGAATCTTTAAGGAAACTTTGACTGAAAATCCGGAGCTCGATCGTGTGGAATATGAGACGTTTGTAACGGAGACGTTCGCTGAAGCGGCGGAACTTGAAATAAAGTGGGCCCATCATATTATCGGCGATCGCTTCCCAGGGATTCCGATTGGCGACCTTGAGGATTACATTCGGTTTATGGCTAATAACCGCTGCAGCCAGATGGGTGCTGAGAAGCCCTTTCCCGGCTACCAGGAGAATCCGCTCAAGTGGATTCGTGCCTATCAAGAAGTCGATGAAGGGAAATCAGACTTCTTCGAACAGAAGTCAAGACAATACACAAAGGTCTCAGAAGACAACGGCTTCGATGACTTATAA
- a CDS encoding ribonucleoside-diphosphate reductase subunit alpha: MEMVHTLDWHDWLERQRGNFLSLDIQRLLDKLPSMNLGQMGHDEQAKALILECLAEISETEPDWTYLAARIQLELMYEESVRNRGINEPYAGLHHLIELLMDEEIYSSNLLTSYSKQEIDELEAAIAPDRDHLFTYIGLKTLGDRYLARSKSGLVFELPQERFMIIAMTLMAQEDHSKRLDLVKESYWALSHLYMTVATPTLANAGKRYGQLSSCFIDTVDDSLQSIYDTNTDVANLSKHGGGIGVYLGKIRSRGSDIRGFKGVSSGVLPWMKQLNNTAVSVDQLGQRQGAVAVYLDVWHKDIFPFLDSRLNNGDERQRTHDLFTGVSIPDVFMEAVEKREDWYLFDPHEVRSVMGFSLEDHFDEARGNGSFRQRYYACVENPDLSKEIVPAIEVMKRIMVGQLETGTPYMFYRDEVNRMNPNSHKGMVYCSNLCTEITQNQSPTVQEEQYIKDGKIITVQEPGEFVVCNLSSVNLGRAVPAGVLARLIPIQVRMLDNVIDQNSIPVKQAQLTNQSYRGIGLGTFGWAHLLAQEKIAWESDEAVDYTKEVYEGIAYYSILASNQLAREKGSYPLFEGSDWDTGAFFVKRSFDQDSTWNWEQLQRDVAERGMRNGYLMAVAPNSSTSIIAGSTASIDPIFKKFYSEEKKDYKIPVTAPDLSAETYWYYKSAYDIDQHTSIRQNAARQRYVDQSISFNIYVRNSIKAKELLALHLDAWKQGLKTTYYTRSTSSQGEYDDCESCSS; this comes from the coding sequence ATGGAGATGGTACATACATTAGATTGGCATGATTGGTTGGAACGTCAGAGGGGAAATTTCCTGTCGCTTGATATCCAGCGATTGTTGGACAAGCTGCCTTCAATGAATCTGGGTCAGATGGGGCACGATGAGCAGGCGAAGGCGCTGATCTTGGAGTGTTTGGCGGAGATTAGTGAGACGGAACCGGACTGGACATATCTCGCAGCGCGGATACAGCTTGAGCTGATGTATGAGGAGTCGGTCCGTAATCGCGGGATAAATGAGCCCTATGCGGGACTGCATCATTTGATTGAGTTGTTAATGGACGAGGAAATTTATAGTTCGAATCTACTTACTTCTTATTCGAAACAGGAAATCGATGAGCTTGAAGCAGCGATTGCGCCTGATCGTGATCATTTGTTTACTTACATTGGTTTAAAAACGCTCGGGGATCGATATTTAGCGCGATCGAAATCAGGGCTTGTATTTGAACTTCCTCAGGAGCGGTTTATGATCATTGCGATGACGTTAATGGCACAAGAAGATCATTCGAAACGTTTAGATTTGGTAAAAGAATCGTATTGGGCCTTGAGTCATCTCTATATGACGGTGGCGACACCGACTTTGGCAAATGCAGGCAAACGTTATGGTCAGCTGAGCTCATGCTTTATTGATACCGTCGATGACAGCTTGCAGTCAATTTATGATACGAACACGGATGTGGCAAATTTGAGCAAACACGGTGGCGGAATCGGTGTTTATTTAGGAAAAATCCGCAGCCGCGGCAGTGATATTCGTGGCTTTAAAGGCGTTTCCTCCGGGGTGCTACCATGGATGAAGCAGCTTAATAATACGGCCGTCAGTGTGGATCAGCTCGGTCAACGGCAAGGGGCGGTGGCTGTATACCTTGATGTGTGGCATAAGGATATTTTCCCTTTCCTCGACAGTCGATTGAATAATGGTGACGAACGACAGCGGACACACGATTTGTTTACAGGCGTATCGATTCCGGATGTGTTTATGGAAGCCGTTGAGAAGCGTGAGGATTGGTACTTGTTTGACCCACACGAAGTTCGCTCCGTAATGGGCTTTTCACTCGAAGATCATTTTGATGAAGCACGCGGGAATGGTTCGTTTCGTCAGCGTTATTACGCTTGTGTTGAGAACCCTGATTTGTCAAAAGAAATCGTACCCGCGATTGAAGTGATGAAGCGAATCATGGTTGGCCAGCTTGAAACGGGAACACCATACATGTTTTACCGTGATGAAGTCAATCGCATGAACCCAAACAGCCATAAAGGGATGGTATACTGCAGTAATTTGTGTACGGAAATCACTCAAAATCAGAGCCCTACCGTACAGGAGGAGCAATACATTAAGGATGGCAAAATCATTACTGTTCAAGAACCAGGTGAGTTCGTTGTTTGTAACTTATCAAGTGTGAACCTAGGTCGCGCGGTTCCAGCTGGTGTTCTTGCAAGGCTGATTCCGATCCAAGTCCGGATGCTTGATAATGTCATTGATCAAAATTCGATTCCTGTAAAACAAGCACAGTTAACGAATCAATCCTATCGCGGCATTGGCCTCGGTACGTTTGGCTGGGCCCACTTGCTCGCTCAGGAAAAAATCGCCTGGGAATCAGATGAAGCAGTTGACTATACGAAGGAAGTGTATGAGGGAATTGCTTACTACTCCATCCTTGCCAGCAACCAGCTTGCCCGCGAAAAAGGAAGTTATCCGTTATTTGAAGGGTCGGATTGGGATACAGGAGCATTTTTTGTTAAACGGTCGTTTGATCAAGATAGTACTTGGAACTGGGAACAGTTGCAACGTGACGTGGCCGAGAGGGGAATGCGTAATGGATATTTAATGGCTGTGGCCCCGAACTCCAGCACCTCAATTATTGCCGGAAGCACAGCGAGCATTGATCCGATTTTCAAAAAGTTTTATTCCGAGGAGAAAAAGGATTACAAAATTCCTGTGACGGCCCCAGATTTAAGCGCAGAAACGTATTGGTATTATAAGTCAGCGTACGATATTGATCAGCATACAAGCATAAGGCAGAATGCGGCGCGCCAGAGATATGTCGATCAGTCGATATCCTTCAATATCTATGTTCGTAACTCAATTAAAGCTAAGGAACTGCTTGCCCTGCATTTGGATGCTTGGAAACAGGGATTGAAGACGACTTATTATACGCGCTCTACCTCTAGTCAAGGGGAATATGACGATTGTGAGAGCTGCTCATCCTAA